One window of the Eucalyptus grandis isolate ANBG69807.140 chromosome 6, ASM1654582v1, whole genome shotgun sequence genome contains the following:
- the LOC120294299 gene encoding taxadiene 5-alpha hydroxylase-like translates to MRTNMQEEWLHERVRTYVPISRLSLFGKPTVFIHGQAMNKLIFSGDSSEMANKQTASICAILGDRNLMELRGQDHKCVRDSLKQQVGKMDEEVRKHIELHWQGKEKVAALPLMKNLTFNIICSLLFGMEERAERDKFLQNFQEIIEGVWLIPVKLPFTCYSRSLHASSRVQGLLKELVQEKKEKLDSALPLLIKN, encoded by the exons ATGAGGACAAACATGCAAGAAGAATGGCTCCATGAAAGAGTGCGGACGTATGTACCAATCTCGAGGCTCTCTCTCTTTGGCAAACCAACGGTGTTCATTCATGGACAAGCAATGAACAAGCTTATATTCTCTGGAGACAGCAGCGAGATGGCCAACAAACAAACAGCATCCATCTGCGCGATTCTGGGAGACCGAAATCTGATGGAACTCAGGGGCCAAGATCACAAATGCGTGAGAGATTCTCTGAAGCAGCAGGTGGGGAAAATGGATGAAGAAGTCAGAAAGCACATCGAGTTGCACTGGCAGGGCAAGGAAAAAGTTGCG GCATTGCCCCTGATGAAAAACCTTACATTCAACATTATATGCTCTCTTCTCTTTGGTATGGAGGAAAGAGCAGAAAGAGAtaaattcttgcaaaattttcaagaaattatagAGGGAGTGTGGTTGATACCAGTAAAGCTGCCATTCACGTGCTATAGTAGGAGCCTCCATGCAAGCTCCAGGGTCCAAGGTCTGTTGAAGGAACTTgtacaagagaagaaagagaaactaGACAGCGCACTGCCACTCCTCATCAAGAATTGA